Proteins from a genomic interval of Phlebotomus papatasi isolate M1 chromosome 3, Ppap_2.1, whole genome shotgun sequence:
- the LOC129806999 gene encoding secretion-regulating guanine nucleotide exchange factor, whose amino-acid sequence MTNIPKISLFAWGANSHGQLAIGVENEMEVLPVEVDTSFLEAEILQISGGGGHTLILDTAGRVYSCGWNSRGQLGIGNQENTSRFVRIPQSSFLGKRIRSVACGWDNSGAVTEDGELFVWGSNKFGQLGMQDTGSVSQLNIPRKVCLPDRVLAVDFGLRHLCIVAEGGTIYLAGKSKCLTAIEDKSCSQKFGGFLSFSGEKIVKIATGQHHFLYQIHSGEINTLGDNKFNQLADDSLKNFASETVDLKSGWTHSGLLTKSGKVFLWGRNVYGQIGQIPEGQSVATPTELAICDVREFHLGSEHGLCVSMAGDVFTWGWNEHGNCGNGSTKDVFKPQKVNLPGKCAVAGVGAGFCFTAV is encoded by the exons ATGACTAATATTCCCAAGATTTCTCTCTTTGCGTGG GGTGCAAATTCTCATGGTCAACTGGCTATCGGAGTGGAAAATGAGATGGAAGTCTTACCGGTTGAGGTGGACACTTCCTTCCTGGAGGCTGAAATCCTTCAAATATCCGGTGGAGGGGGTCATACTCTGATTTTAGACACTGCTGGTCGGGTTTATTCTTGTGGATGGAATAGCAGGGGCCAATTGGGCATCGGGAATCAAGAGAATACTAGTAGATTTGTTAGAATTCCCCAAAGTTCCTTCCTGGGCAAAAGGATTAGGAGCGTAGCTTGTGGTTGGGACAACTCAGGTGCAGTTACAGAAGATGGTGAACTCTTTGTTTGGGGTTCGAATAAATTTGGGCAGTTGGGAATGCAGGATACCGGTAGtgtttcgcaattaaatattccacGAAAGGTTTGCCTTCCTGATAGGGTTCTTGCGGTAGATTTTGGGCTTCGACACCTCTGTATCGTTGCAGAAGGAGGAACAATTTACCTTGCAGGGAAGTCAAAGTGTCTTACAGCTATTGAAGATAAATCCTGTTCCCAAAAATTTGGAGGATTTTTGAGTTTCTCAggggaaaaaattgtaaaaattgctACGGGACAGCACCATTTCCTGTATCAAATTCATTCCGGGGAAATCAATACTCTAGGAGACAATAAATTCAATCAGCTTGCTGATGATTCCCtaaaaaattttgcatctgaAACTGTTGATTTGAAATCAGGATGGACTCACAGTGGTCTGCTAACAAAGTCTGGGAAAGTTTTTCTTTGGGGAAGAAACGTTTATGGTCAGATTGGACAAATCCCTGAAGGACAATCTGTGGCAACTCCCACAGAATTGGCTATCTGTGATGTCAGGGAGTTTCATCTGGGATCTGAACATGGTCTCTGCGTCTCAATGGCAGGAGATGTGTTCACTTGGGGATGGAACGAGCATGGAAATTGTGGAAATGGAAGTACAAAAGATGT GTTCAAGCCTCAGAAAGTCAATCTTCCTGGAAAATGTGCCGTTGCAGGAGTTGGTGCAGGTTTCTGCTTCACTGCAGTATGA